In Streptomyces nojiriensis, one genomic interval encodes:
- a CDS encoding SAV_915 family protein — protein sequence MCLFQYEDDPEPEERVPAGPLCVPVRPGTAEVVLRMFRTPLGDRTAVGFTRPDLLAATLGAEQPWIRLSESALRALASPLGACPLTIDPTFTAPAVTPVPARTADIAVRAL from the coding sequence ATGTGTTTGTTCCAGTACGAAGACGACCCCGAGCCCGAGGAACGCGTCCCGGCCGGACCCCTCTGCGTGCCCGTCCGGCCGGGGACCGCGGAGGTGGTGCTCCGGATGTTCCGCACCCCTCTGGGCGACCGCACCGCCGTCGGTTTCACCCGCCCCGACCTCCTGGCCGCCACGCTCGGCGCGGAGCAGCCCTGGATCCGGCTGTCCGAGTCCGCGCTCCGCGCGTTGGCCTCCCCGCTCGGCGCGTGCCCGCTGACGATCGACCCGACCTTCACCGCTCCCGCCGTCACCCCGGTGCCGGCTCGAACGGCCGACATCGCGGTCCGCGCTCTCTGA